GGTGGTTTTCCTTGCGTAGATAGCTGCCCAGGCATCAAATGAATTGATGCTCTGTTTTTCCATTGCCCGTGGTCGCAGGTATTTGAACAGCAGGTATAGCTCCGTTAAGGAGTTGCTGATTGTTGTGCCCGATAGAAAGGTTGCGCCCATATCGGCACCCGTGCGCTCCTGTATGGTGCGGATGGCAAACAGCAGATTCATTGCCTTTTGGCTGCCGTCCACGTTGCCCAACCCGGCAACCCGTGTGTGCCTTGTGTTGAACATCAAGTTTTTGAATTGATGACTTTCATCCACGAACAGATGGTCTATGCCCATCATCTTAAAGTCCACCACATCATCCTTACGGTTCTCGATATCGTGTTGCAGGGTTTTGAGCTTTACTTCAAGATTTTCTTTCCGTTTGATTACTCCGGCAAGCATACCCCTTGTAACTTCCTTGCCTTGCGATTGCAGGGCATCGAGGTTGCGCTCCACGCTGTCCAATTCTATTTCGAGAATTTCCTTTTGTATTTCGGGCGACTGCGGTATCATCCCGAATTGGTCGTGCGTGAGGATCACGCAATCCCAGTCGTTGTTTTTTATATCGCCGAAAATGCGCTGGCGCTTTTGAGGCGTAAAATCTTCTTTACCCGGAAATAATATTTTGGCGTGTGGGTAAGCGGTGCGGTAGGCTTCTGCAATTTCGTGTACATTGCTCTTCAGCCCGATAATCATAGGCTTGTGTGCCAGCCCCAACCGCTTCATTTCCTGTGCTGCAGTACACATTACCAACGTTTTTCCTGCACCTACTTCGTGGTCGCAGATGGCACCGTTGTTCATTTTTATCATCCAAACAGTGTCCTTTTGGCTGGAATAGAGGTCTGATATGCCCAATGCCTTGCGGTCCAGTCCCGGAAACTCCTGATGCGTTCCGTCATAGTTAGGGCGGGCGAAGCAGTTAAACGTATCGTTATATTGGTCGGTCAGCCTTGTTTTGAACTCGTCGTTTTGGGCGTGAAGCCACTCACTAAAGGCAGTGCGGATTTCGTCAATCTTGGTATTGGCCATCTGTACGGCTTCCATATCCCGTACCTTTACTTCCTGGTCGCCAACCATCACTTTTTTGGTAATGTCGGGCGTGGTATTAACGATTGCGTGTTTGAGCAGGGCAACCCCGTCAAACGTCCGGCTTTCGGCTTTGACGGCATATTTCTCCCATATATTCATATTGCCCTGGTGACACTTTACGGAAAAGTCGTCCGAGCTCTCGGAGTAGTGTATCAATACATCCGCATCGAACAGGTGCGAAGCGAAGCGGGCATAAATGCCAGTAGGTATCCAGCGTTCGCCAAGGTTGAAGTCCAGTTCTTCAAACTCGATACGTCTTGGCCGGGATTCTTCCAAAACGGTAAGGCTTGCTTTAGCCTGGGCATCATCGGGATTGTTTTCAATGTAGGTTCTTACATCATGGGCTTTCTCCACCACATTGCCTGCAATCCAGCGTTCGGATATTTCATATTCCTTGTCTAAAGGATTGTAATAAATACGACCGTGTAAGGCTTCCTTCAGAGCATCATCGGTCATCCCGCTTATCTCGGACATATAGCCCAGATCCACACTGCCGTATTTGTTCAGCGATGCGGCCAACGCTTCTTCGGGATTATCTATTGCAATGGTTACGGTGGAGAAACTTACGGGATGGCTGAAGATATCGGCTTTGCGTACCACGCCACCAGCCACACGTTCCAGATAAGGGATTTCCTTGCCGGAACTATCCGTCTTGATGAGCTTGATATTATCGGCACTGTTAAGGTTCCCATACTTTTTTACAAAGGCATCATACAGGCGGTTCAGCGTTTCCCTTTCTTCCTTGTGTTCCCTCTGTTGCTCTGCTTCTTTGGTATAAAGCTGCTGGTAAATATCACGAACGCCGATATAGGCTTCGGCTCTTGCTTTCTGTGCCGTTGGTAATTGTAATGGATGGAATACAGCCGTACCACCTGAATTATCAACGTCCTGCAAATGACCCACCCAACCCTTATCCATAACAAGGCAATCGTTTCGGTGGAACGATTGCAGTTTGCCACCATACGGGGCAGGTTTGGGAATGGTATCGGGAACGGCTGGCTGAGCAGCCTGGCCATTCGCGTTGGTACTTGAGAACAGATCGCCGATGGCTTCCTGTTTTTTGCCGTTGGATGAACTATTTAAATTGGCTTCCCGATTGGTAACGGGAGATGTGGACGGTTGCTGCATTGCACTGAGCAGGTCTGTTTGGCGACCAATCGCATCCCTTCTTTTATTGGTGCTTTGCCTTTTGGCTTGAGTTGATCTTTTAGGTGGAGTAAGAACCGTTACGGATTCGCCAGCACTTTCAAACAAGTCAAAAATGCTTAACTGCTTTTCCTGCGGGGTATCTCCGTTCATTACCGGAACGGATAAAGGCTGTATTTCTTTTTGGATACTTACAGGTTCGATAACCGAAGGGGTAACCTTTGGTTCAACCGGAATTTGTTGCACAGGCTCATCGTTCCGTTCGCCTCTGTACAGACCCAAATTCAGGTACTTTCCAAAATCTTCGGACAGCATTTGTCTGAGGTCTTTGGCAATTCCACTGGCACCGTCTTTATGGCTATAAATAAGCGCAGGCTGCCCGTATGGGTCGGTATCTAGTTTGCTATCAGTATGTACAATTCTTGTGCTGTCCTGAAATAAGGCATTTCCGGGCGTATTGTAATTTGTCTGCCTGCTTTGGCAAAACAGATCTTCCCTTTCAGTCAGACCTTGTTTTGCTGTGTTCTTTTGCAGGATAATCAAATCACTGCCTACTTCTGTACCTGCATATTCTGTAAACAGGTTATTGGGCAGGCGGATGGCCGCAACCAGGTTATTATCCTGCATTAAAGCCCGGCGTATCGGTTCATTCTTCGGGCTATTGAGTATGCCCTGCGAAGTGATGTAAGCCAATATACCGCCCTCACGGAGCGTATCAGTACCTTTCAGGAAGAAGTAATTATGGATGCTCCGAGCTGCCTGAACTTTTGCACCGTCCTTGCTACGTGAATAAGAAAGGTCGAATACTGAAGTATCACCAAATGGGATGTTGCTGGCAATTACATCATAGCTGTTTTGTTCCCTTTCGGGTATTTCCTCAAAACCGCTTACACGGATATTGCTTTGAGGATAAAGCTGTTTTAGGATTTTGCCTGTCAGCAAATCCTTTTCATAAGCGGTAACGTATGCTTTCTGACTTTCTGAAAAGGACTGTATAAATGAGCCGATACCTGCGGAGGGTTCGAGGAATTTCTGAATGTTCAGACCACTTTCACGCAAGGTTGCAGAAAGGGCATCTATCACCTGTGGCGGTGTATAAAAAGCCGTCAGTACGGAGCTTTTCATACTGTCCACGTACCTGCGGTATTGCTTGTCGCCTTCGGAATTTTCCTTGAGTAGCTGATGGAGTTCCTGCGTTAGTGGAAACAGGTCGTGTTCCGTCTTTCTCCAATTGTTAATGTCTATTTCTTTTTCTATAGGGTTCAGCACGAATTTAAGGCCGCCAAATCCGCTGTATTGCATCATTAGCAGTCTTTCACCTACGGTGGCTTGTCGTTTCTCCTTTTCCAGTGTAAAAGCAATTCGCAGGGCATCAATGTTCCGTTGGAGATGTTGGCGTTTACTGAAGCCCATTTTCGGCTATCCATATTGCGATGGTTCCGGTCAGTTCGGTATAGAGTAAATCGAACTCAAACCCATAGGCGAAATCATCGGTTAATTCATATCCTGCAAATACAGGCTCGCAAACAGGGAACATTTTAAAGGCGAATGGTCGCAGTTCCTCATCTGCCATAATCGTATCAAACTCATTGCATACGACTTGGAAAACCATGTCGAACCTGGAGAAGTGCAAGCCCTCAAAAAGAATGTAATCGGCTATTTCGTTGCATTGCTCAATGCTGTTTCCAGAACGGAAAGCACCTTCGTAGGCATTGGCAGCCCACGAGGAACGTTGCTCAATGAATTTCTGGTCATTCGCCTTTTCGGGAAAGCTGTTGTTCAATAATTCTTGCAGTCGTAATCTGAAATACGAGAGGTCTTTTTGCTGTGTATTCATACTATAATATTTCTTTAGAATTTTGCTCGATGCCTAAAATTATAGCAGCAGATAAGCCCCTTTATAGAAGTGGCAGGGTTTGGCTCTGAGAGGCAGGATTTGGCGTAATGGAAATAATTAGACTATAGAAGTTCAGAGGTTTTGCTCTTTGGATTGGTTATAATTTTTGCAAATGGATGTCCATAAGGCTTACCAACAAATTAATAATCGCTAATTTTGCTAAGTGATTGGAGTTCAACAGTAAAAATACAATCATTGTAACCTTGTTTAATATCTCTGTATGTTGCTTAACAATATAAAGCCTAGTGCACCTTTGCAGTCTTTTGTCCGGTTTTACCGGATAATTGATTTCGATTTCACTATGGATACAGACGATATAATACAGGTAAAAGCCTATCGCCCAAGAATAGAACACTGTCTTCAGTTTACACCATTTGATTGCGAAAAAGTAAATTATTCGGACGGGAAAAGCATTTCTCATAAAGTAGCACTGTTTGGTCAGCAGACGGTAATGAGCCACAGAAAAGTAGGTAAGCGTTTTCTTAATTTTCAGATTGTATTTCAACCGGGCGTTCTGAGTTCGTTCTTGAGAATATCAATGGATGAACTATCTAATATTTATATAGATGCCGAACTGTTTTTCGGAACCCATTTACATAACGTAAATGAACAGCTTGCCCTGTGCAGGAATTACCAAGAGATGATTGGCATAGTTGAATTATTTTTGACTGCCCAGTTGAGGCTCCGCAATACAGCGCTACATCCAGTAAACCGTATCGCTCAATATCTGCTCACCAATGTAAGCAACCGTAAAATTGAATGGTTTGCTAGTCAGGCAAATTTAAGCTACCGGCAGTTTGACCGGGCTTTTAAAAATAATACAGGTATTACTCCCAAAGATTTTCGTAAACTCATACAACTTGATTATGCATACCTGCAAAAGAACCGCTTTCCTGATAAAGATTGGTTGAGCATTGCATTGGATAGTGGCTTTTATGACTATCAGCATCTTTCCCGTAATTACCAACAGTTCATTGGCCATTCCCCCACAGAATTTTATAAATTAGAACAGCAGGCACCGGAACGCCGTTTCGGAGATTTTGAGCAGTGAGACGTTTCACGTAATACGCGATATGTCTGTTTTATACCACCAAACTACCAATGTTGTATTTTAACTTTGTGTTAAAATACAACAGATAATAGTATGGGATTAAAAATATTGAAAACAATAGCAATTGTGTTGTTAGGTATCTTACCATACAGCACCGTTTTGTCCAATTTTTCGCCGTATTGGACTACGACTTACACTTTTCGAGATTACCTTGTAGCAAGCTTATTATTTGCGATTGTCAGTCTTCTATTAGGTTGGTGGGTTTCTACTGGAAAATTGCTTTTTAACAGCGGTTTTTTCTTTTTCCTTTTGGGATTGCTTACTGCGCCTCCATTTATGATTGGACCACCAGAAATGACCCCAAAACTTTTGGAAAGAACAACAGAAGAACATTTCCGTTACGGATTGCTATTGCTGTCAAGTATTGTTTTTGCTATCGGTTTTGTGAACATACTAAGGAAGTATTGGAAGAATATTTCTTTGGTAAATAAACTTATTGTAGTTCCCTTTGTTTTATGTTTTGCTTTTTTAATTTGGGATAATGTAACATCTTATAATTTTTCCACTGAATTAAAGGAATGGATAAATGAGGGTAGAGACCCAGCAACATTTTTTTCAAATTACGATTTTCAGGAATTTTGCCGGACTTTAGGAAGAAGCCTTATTTATATACTCATCCCTTGGTTATCTTTTATTCTCTTTAAAGATGGTTTAATAAGAAAAGGACAATTGATATTCCTTGTTCTTTTCTCCTCAATCGGAATTCTGTTCTTCTTTCTAGCGAATTTTATAGGAATACAATTTTATTTTCCGTTTATGGTTCCGGCAGTAGCTTTAGCCCCGGCTTATTGGCTTAGTTTGATGCTAATAAGCCAATGTAAATCTAAAAATATAGCAGTTGATAAGAGCCTTTAAAATTACAGAAAATTAAAACTAAAAAACCTCTGAAAATTCAGAGGTTGATTTTTATGGATTGTTGAGGATTTGGAGCATCCTGCCAACTTCAATATCCATTCGTGAAAAGGCAAACCATTTTTTGCCCAGGTCTTTAAGTGAAACATTTATATGGTACAATTTCGTTTTTCTGTTATCAAAAATCGGTCGTTAGCTTTTTCGGGAAAGCTAGCATTAATGTTTTCTTGTAGTCGTAATCTGAAATACAAGAGGTTTTTTTGCTGTGTTTCCATGCTGTAATTTTGTTTGGAATTTTACTTAAATCCTAAAATTATAAGGGGAAGCAAATGCCTTTGTGAATGTTGCAGGGTTTGGCGTTGGGAGGTAGGATTTGACGTAATGGAGGATATTAATCTTACTCTTGACTCTTAATATAGGAGAAATTAAGACGTAATATTGAATAAGTAATATAAATACACACAAAGAATGAAGAATTTGAATGCGTTTTGTGGCATTGTTATTTTATTTATAACTTTGTAACATTGAAAAGTTTAGGCAAACATATTACCTTTTTATTTTTACTCTGTTTGGGTTTCTTCCTGATACCCAGCCAAAGCTATGCTTGCTCCAAAACTGCCACTAAAACAGAGAAAACCTCTTGCTCCAAAAAACAATCCAAAAAATCAGCACATAAGCACCACAGTTGCGAAGAAAAATCCTGTAAAAAATGCAACCATAACAATGATTGTGGAGGCTGTAAAGGAAGTTCTTGCAGGTGCGGCACGACCTGTGCTAACTCGTTAAATGTGCCTACAATAATCGAATTAAGGGCAAAATATCCAATTGCCAGTACTAAAAAACAAAAATTCGGTTTTAAACAAGTCTACTATTCTTCGGGCTTTTTCTCCATTTGGTTACCGCCTAAAATAAGCTAAAACTATGGCTTGACAGCCATAAGTGTGTACTTTCAGAAGCTATATCCAGCTTTTGAGAATCCCATATTCGCACTATTTAATCAAAAATTCTAACAGGATTGGACTATAAGTCCTATTCCTAAAAAATATATTCTAATATGAAATCAACAGCAAAATTATTGATGGTAATCGTTGTGTTACTATCGTCCGTAAACAGCTTCGCACAAATCAAGAATGCGAAAACAGAAACTATAAAGATTTATGGTAACTGCGGTATGTGCAAAACCACTATCGAAAAAGCAGGAAACATAAAAAAAGTAGCCAACGTGGAATGGAACAAGGATACCAAAATGGCTACACTGACCTACGACATTGATAAAACCAGTCAAGACGAAATCCTCAAACGCATCGCTTTGGCAGGTTATGACAGTGAAAAATTCTTAGCACCGGATGACGTCTATGCTAAACTTCCGGGCTGTTGCCAATACGATAGGGCATTAAAGCCTGTTGCGAAAAACAAAAAGGCTGACATGGACATGGGTAGCGGACACGGCAGCCATGACCATAGTAAGATGGCTTCATCCGAAAAGGCTCCGGCACAAAGTGCATCGCAGCTAACAGCCGTATTTGATAATTACTTTTCCGTAAAGGATGCCCTGATAAAGACCGATGCTACTAATGCTTCTGACAAAGCTGCTGCATTGGTTAAATCTGTTGGCATAGTGGACATGAGCAAGCTATCCGCAGAAGAACATACCGTTTGGATGAAAGTAATGAAAAACATAGCAGCCAATGCAGAAGGCATTTCTAAATCAAAAGATATTTCCAAACAAAGAGAAGCCTTTGCCACGCTATCAACGAATGTTTATGAATTGGCAAGAGTGTCTAAACAGAATGCCTCCGTTTACTATCAGCATTGCCCAATGTACAATGGCGGCAGAGGAGCAAATTGGTTAAGCAAAGAAAATGCGGTTAAGAACCCGTATTACGGCTCACAGATGCTTACCTGTGGAAGTACAGTTGAAACATTAAAGTAATTATAATCGAATTTAAAACAATAAAACGATGGTAAAATATACGTGTCCCATGCACCCGCAGGTGCTAAAGGACGAGCCGGGCAAATGCCCGCTTTGCGGTATGGCATTGGTTTCAATGGGTAATCCGTCAACTTCTCACGACCATAAAGCAGAACATGGTCATTCAGAACATACCCATCATAAACATACTGAAGAGAACTTTAATAAACACGCAGGGCATCATACGGGTGATTTCCTGAAACGTTTTTGGGCAAGCCTCGTCATCACAGTTCCTATCCTGCTGCTTTCGCACATGATACAGCAATGGCTTGGTTTCAGCATTGCATTTATGGGCGATAAATACGTGTTGCTTGTATTGGGAACAGCTATCTATATCTATGGTGGCTTGCCATTCTTAAAAGGAATGGCAGGTGAAATAAAAGCCAAAAGCATAGGTATGATGACCCTCGTTGCCATAGCCATATCCGTTGCCTATATCTATTCGGTAGCTGTTGTTTTCGGTTTGCAGGGGATGGATTTCTTTTGGGAACTAGCAACCCTTATTGATATTATGCTATTGGGGCATTGGCTCGAAATGCGTTCCCAAATGGCGGCATCGAGGGCATTGCAGACATTGGTAGCGTTGCTCCCGAACGATGTCACTGTTGAGCGGAACGGTGAAGCCATGAAGATAAAGCTCCAAGAACTGCAAAGCGGTGAAACGGTTATCATAAAACCGGGTGAAAAAATTCCTGCTGATGGCTTGGTCGCAGAGGGGCTTTCCTATATTAACGAAAGTATGCTCACAGGCGAAAGCGTTCCCGTAAAAAAGGAAAAGGACAGTAAGGTTATCGCAGGGTCTATCAATGGAGATGGAGCATTGAAAGTTAAGGTAACAGCCATTGGGAAAGACAGCTACCTGAACAGGGTCATTAACCTGGTGCAAGAGGCACAGGCAACCAAATCGGGTACACAGAACCTTGCGGACAAGGTAGCAAAATGGCTGACCTTTATTGCCATTGCCGTAGGAGTAGGCACATTCATTTATTGGTTTGCAAATAGTGGCGATACCGCCTTTGCATTGGAAAGAATGGTAACGGTAATGGTAACAGCCTGTCCGCACGCTTTAGGTGTGGCTATACCGTTGGTAGTTGCTATTTCCACAACACTTTCGGCAACCAATGGTCTGTTGATACGCAACCGTAACGCATTTGAAATCACAAGGAACATATCAACCGTTATTTTTGACAAAACCGGAACACTCACCAAAGGTTCCCATACCGTAGAAAAGGTTATCCCGTTGAACAGTGAATACAATGCCGATGAGCTGATACAGTATGCCGCTGCCGTACAGCAAAATTCAGAACACCATATCGCAAAAGGCATTATGGCAACCTTAAAGGAAAAGCGCCTTGCCTTATGGAAATCGGAGAATTTTAGCTACATGCAGGGCATCGGTGTGCAAGGTAACGTCAACGGGAAAAGTGTCATAGCTGCCGGAAAAAACTACTTCAGCGAAAACCACCTTTCGTTACCGGAAATACCAAAGGAAATCAATCAGGATGCCGAAACGGTAAACTTTCTGTTAATTGAAGATAAAGTAGTCGGGATTATCACCTTGGCAGACAGCATCCGTGAGGGTTCGGAACAAGCAATTGACGAACTCAAAAAAATGGGTATCAAATCTTTTCTGCTCACAGGCGACAATGAGAGGATTGCAGCTGCAGTAGCCGACAAATTAGGAATGGACGGTTTTTTAGCAAATGTACTTCCGCACAACAAGCAGGAGAAAGTAAAGGAATTACAGGCAAAAGGTGAAACCGTGGCAATGACAGGCGACGGTGTAAATGATGCGCCTGCACTGGCACAGGCTGACGTGGGCATAGCCATAGGTTCCGGTACTGACGTGGCTGCCGAAACTGCGGATATCATATTGGTGGACAGCGACCCAAGAGATGTAGTAAAGCTGATTGGCTTTGCTAAACGTACCTACAAAAAAATGGTGCAAAACCTGATATGGGCAGTTGGTTACAACGTGGTTGCAATTCCGCTTGCGGCAGGCATACTCTATCCGAAATTTATTTTAAGCCCCGCAATGGGTGCTGTGCTGATGAGTGTAAGCACAATTGTAGTAGCTATCAATGCAAGTCTTCTAAAAATTAATAAATGAGATTTTTAAAATGGATATACAAAACCTTTTTCAAAAAAAGCTGCTGCCGATAGTTTTATTGCTTTTAGCAGCACATATTTCTTTTGCACAAAAAGTTGTCCGTTATGACTTGTATGTAAAAGACACTATCGTAAACTATGCAGGTAAATCAAAAAGGGCTATTGCCTTAAACGGTCAAATACCGATGCCAACGCTCACATTTACAGAGGGCGACACAGCCGAGATTGTGGTGCATAACCGGTTAAAGGAAAGTACATCACTGCATTGGCACGGCGTATTTTTACCCAACAAAGAAGATGGCGTACCCTGGCTTACCCAAAAGCCTATCGAAGCAGGGGCAACCTATACCTATCGTTTTCCAATTATACAAAACGGAACGCATTGGTATCATTCCCATTCTGGTTTGCAGGAGCAGATTGGGATGTACGGCAGTTTTATAATGAAAAAGCGGGATGATGATAAAACCCTTAGAAAGGGAATTGATGATTTGCCTACTGTACCCATCATTTTGAGTGAATGGACAAATCTCAATCCGAATAACATCAACCGGATGCTACATAATGCCAATGATTGGGCGGCGATTAAAAAGAATGCTACGCAATCTTACGCAGAGGCTATCCGTGAAGGAAAGTTTAAAACCAAATTAACCAATGAATGGAAACGGATGTTGGCAATGGACGTGAGCGACGTGTATTACGACAAAATCCTCATCAACGGAAACCATACTACCGACCTGAAAACAGTTGACGGTAAGACCCTAAAGGCAGGCGACAAGGTAAGGTTACGTATATCCAACGGCGGTGCATCATCTTACTTTTGGCTCCGGTACGCTGGCGGCAAAATGACCATAGTAGCAAGTGATGGTAATGACGTAGAGCCTGTTGAGGTGGACAGGCTCATCATTGCCGTATCGGAAACCTATGACGTGGTAGTTACCATTCCCGATGATGGGTTGTCCTATGAGTTCCTTGCAACAACCGAGGATAGGACACAATCAGCAAGCTATTACATTGGAAATGGTATCAAACAGCTTATTTCACCACTTCCGAGGCTCAAATATTTTGAGGGTATGAAAATGATGAACGACATGATGAAAATGAATGGCGACTTAGATGATATGGGTATGAAAATGAGCCTGAACCAAATGGACATGAACGTGGTCATGTACCCCGAAATAACTGGCGAAGCTGAAAAAAAAACCAGACCATAACCAACATGGTATGAAAATGGACAATGACCCCAACCGTTATAATGCCAACGCTTTGGGAGATATTGTTACCCTAAACTATGCTATGCTGAAATCTCCGCACAATACAACACTTCCTACAGATGCCCCGGTGAAAGACATTAAATTTACCCTGACGGGAAATATGAACCGTTATGTATGGAGCATGGACAATAAGGTGCTTTCCGAAACCGATAAAATACCGGTAAATAAAGGAGAAATTT
This window of the Chitinophaga sancti genome carries:
- a CDS encoding DUF1896 domain-containing protein; the protein is MNTQQKDLSYFRLRLQELLNNSFPEKANDQKFIEQRSSWAANAYEGAFRSGNSIEQCNEIADYILFEGLHFSRFDMVFQVVCNEFDTIMADEELRPFAFKMFPVCEPVFAGYELTDDFAYGFEFDLLYTELTGTIAIWIAENGLQ
- a CDS encoding DUF3347 domain-containing protein, encoding MKSTAKLLMVIVVLLSSVNSFAQIKNAKTETIKIYGNCGMCKTTIEKAGNIKKVANVEWNKDTKMATLTYDIDKTSQDEILKRIALAGYDSEKFLAPDDVYAKLPGCCQYDRALKPVAKNKKADMDMGSGHGSHDHSKMASSEKAPAQSASQLTAVFDNYFSVKDALIKTDATNASDKAAALVKSVGIVDMSKLSAEEHTVWMKVMKNIAANAEGISKSKDISKQREAFATLSTNVYELARVSKQNASVYYQHCPMYNGGRGANWLSKENAVKNPYYGSQMLTCGSTVETLK
- a CDS encoding N-6 DNA methylase, with the protein product MGFSKRQHLQRNIDALRIAFTLEKEKRQATVGERLLMMQYSGFGGLKFVLNPIEKEIDINNWRKTEHDLFPLTQELHQLLKENSEGDKQYRRYVDSMKSSVLTAFYTPPQVIDALSATLRESGLNIQKFLEPSAGIGSFIQSFSESQKAYVTAYEKDLLTGKILKQLYPQSNIRVSGFEEIPEREQNSYDVIASNIPFGDTSVFDLSYSRSKDGAKVQAARSIHNYFFLKGTDTLREGGILAYITSQGILNSPKNEPIRRALMQDNNLVAAIRLPNNLFTEYAGTEVGSDLIILQKNTAKQGLTEREDLFCQSRQTNYNTPGNALFQDSTRIVHTDSKLDTDPYGQPALIYSHKDGASGIAKDLRQMLSEDFGKYLNLGLYRGERNDEPVQQIPVEPKVTPSVIEPVSIQKEIQPLSVPVMNGDTPQEKQLSIFDLFESAGESVTVLTPPKRSTQAKRQSTNKRRDAIGRQTDLLSAMQQPSTSPVTNREANLNSSSNGKKQEAIGDLFSSTNANGQAAQPAVPDTIPKPAPYGGKLQSFHRNDCLVMDKGWVGHLQDVDNSGGTAVFHPLQLPTAQKARAEAYIGVRDIYQQLYTKEAEQQREHKEERETLNRLYDAFVKKYGNLNSADNIKLIKTDSSGKEIPYLERVAGGVVRKADIFSHPVSFSTVTIAIDNPEEALAASLNKYGSVDLGYMSEISGMTDDALKEALHGRIYYNPLDKEYEISERWIAGNVVEKAHDVRTYIENNPDDAQAKASLTVLEESRPRRIEFEELDFNLGERWIPTGIYARFASHLFDADVLIHYSESSDDFSVKCHQGNMNIWEKYAVKAESRTFDGVALLKHAIVNTTPDITKKVMVGDQEVKVRDMEAVQMANTKIDEIRTAFSEWLHAQNDEFKTRLTDQYNDTFNCFARPNYDGTHQEFPGLDRKALGISDLYSSQKDTVWMIKMNNGAICDHEVGAGKTLVMCTAAQEMKRLGLAHKPMIIGLKSNVHEIAEAYRTAYPHAKILFPGKEDFTPQKRQRIFGDIKNNDWDCVILTHDQFGMIPQSPEIQKEILEIELDSVERNLDALQSQGKEVTRGMLAGVIKRKENLEVKLKTLQHDIENRKDDVVDFKMMGIDHLFVDESHQFKNLMFNTRHTRVAGLGNVDGSQKAMNLLFAIRTIQERTGADMGATFLSGTTISNSLTELYLLFKYLRPRAMEKQSINSFDAWAAIYARKTTDYEFSVANNIVAKERFRFFIKVPELAQFYSEITDYRTAKDIGIDRPVKNEVLYNLQPTPAQEVFIKKLMEFAKTGNAELLGRPPLSQSEEKAKMLIATDYARKMSLDMRMVSGRYEDHPDNKASHCAVNIAKYYNQYNAQKGTQFVFSDLGTYKPGEWNVYSEIKRKLVEDHGIPAHEVRFIQEAKKDKQRKELIKGMNEGKIRVLFGSTSMLGTGVNAQKRAVAVHHLDTPWRPSDLAQRDGRAIRKGNEIVKFFADNKVDVIIYAVEKSLDSYKFNLLYNKQLFIDQLKTNNLGKRTIDEGSMDEKSGMNFSEYVAILSGNTDLLDKAKLEKQIAGLESEKQAFNRSKFSAKYKLQDCTEMLESAQFRLNRMILDWDNLQGRIQKHSDGTIANPVQLEGLLPNADVKQIGIKLNQLADKARTGGQYEEIGSLYGFTLLVKTEVSEKEGVDIRVNRFLVQGEGNIKYTYNNGIIAKDEKLAAMNFLNALEKLPGYIEQEQKKIAEIQKDLPILKEVVNGTWTKESRLGELKTELAAVERKIQLSIAPSENEKGEEKKEPEKLNVNPTVAKTRNN
- a CDS encoding heavy metal translocating P-type ATPase; translated protein: MVKYTCPMHPQVLKDEPGKCPLCGMALVSMGNPSTSHDHKAEHGHSEHTHHKHTEENFNKHAGHHTGDFLKRFWASLVITVPILLLSHMIQQWLGFSIAFMGDKYVLLVLGTAIYIYGGLPFLKGMAGEIKAKSIGMMTLVAIAISVAYIYSVAVVFGLQGMDFFWELATLIDIMLLGHWLEMRSQMAASRALQTLVALLPNDVTVERNGEAMKIKLQELQSGETVIIKPGEKIPADGLVAEGLSYINESMLTGESVPVKKEKDSKVIAGSINGDGALKVKVTAIGKDSYLNRVINLVQEAQATKSGTQNLADKVAKWLTFIAIAVGVGTFIYWFANSGDTAFALERMVTVMVTACPHALGVAIPLVVAISTTLSATNGLLIRNRNAFEITRNISTVIFDKTGTLTKGSHTVEKVIPLNSEYNADELIQYAAAVQQNSEHHIAKGIMATLKEKRLALWKSENFSYMQGIGVQGNVNGKSVIAAGKNYFSENHLSLPEIPKEINQDAETVNFLLIEDKVVGIITLADSIREGSEQAIDELKKMGIKSFLLTGDNERIAAAVADKLGMDGFLANVLPHNKQEKVKELQAKGETVAMTGDGVNDAPALAQADVGIAIGSGTDVAAETADIILVDSDPRDVVKLIGFAKRTYKKMVQNLIWAVGYNVVAIPLAAGILYPKFILSPAMGAVLMSVSTIVVAINASLLKINK
- a CDS encoding helix-turn-helix domain-containing protein, translated to MDTDDIIQVKAYRPRIEHCLQFTPFDCEKVNYSDGKSISHKVALFGQQTVMSHRKVGKRFLNFQIVFQPGVLSSFLRISMDELSNIYIDAELFFGTHLHNVNEQLALCRNYQEMIGIVELFLTAQLRLRNTALHPVNRIAQYLLTNVSNRKIEWFASQANLSYRQFDRAFKNNTGITPKDFRKLIQLDYAYLQKNRFPDKDWLSIALDSGFYDYQHLSRNYQQFIGHSPTEFYKLEQQAPERRFGDFEQ
- a CDS encoding multicopper oxidase family protein, translating into MDIQNLFQKKLLPIVLLLLAAHISFAQKVVRYDLYVKDTIVNYAGKSKRAIALNGQIPMPTLTFTEGDTAEIVVHNRLKESTSLHWHGVFLPNKEDGVPWLTQKPIEAGATYTYRFPIIQNGTHWYHSHSGLQEQIGMYGSFIMKKRDDDKTLRKGIDDLPTVPIILSEWTNLNPNNINRMLHNANDWAAIKKNATQSYAEAIREGKFKTKLTNEWKRMLAMDVSDVYYDKILINGNHTTDLKTVDGKTLKAGDKVRLRISNGGASSYFWLRYAGGKMTIVASDGNDVEPVEVDRLIIAVSETYDVVVTIPDDGLSYEFLATTEDRTQSASYYIGNGIKQLISPLPRLKYFEGMKMMNDMMKMNGDLDDMGMKMSLNQMDMNVVMYPEITGEAEKKTRP